In one Lolium rigidum isolate FL_2022 chromosome 3, APGP_CSIRO_Lrig_0.1, whole genome shotgun sequence genomic region, the following are encoded:
- the LOC124699700 gene encoding D-inositol 3-phosphate glycosyltransferase 2-like, whose product MAALTSLQRSRKRRCPSHPMLSVSPALLSLLFIVAILYLLLIHRSSCSPLFSHLTAVGRSSSSVSGFAGDLRDIEFSWNHLPFTSSQPPLAKLKIAVFSRKWPVATAPGGMERHAHTLHTALAARGHRVHVFTSPPPHTEAAPSPTADGPQLHFLDGTPGQWRCDEAWKLYEAEGENDPFDVIHSESVAVFHRYARGVPNLVVTWHGISLEALHSGIYQDLARGEDEPMSPAFNQSLSESVRRVLSEVRFFRSYAHQVAISDSTGEMLRDVYQIPGRRVHVILNGVDEAQFTPDAQLGREFREEIDLPKSADLVLGVSGRLVKDKGHALLYEAFSRLALRHPNVYLLVAGKGPWESRYMDLGRNAKVLGAVSPGKLRAFYNALDVFVDPTLRPQGLDLTLMEAMQCGKPVVATRFPSIKGSVVVDDEFGHMFAPNVESLLESLEAVVKDGARRAAERGRACREYAKSMFAATKMALAYERLFLCVKNESFCGYPAEFD is encoded by the coding sequence ATGGCGGCACTAACCTCCCTGCAGAGGTCGAGGAAGCGGAGGTGCCCGTCCCACCCCATGCTCTCCGTCTCCccagccctcctctctctcctcttcatcgtcgccaTCCTCTACCTCCTCCTGATCCACCGGTCCTCGTGCTCCCCGCTCTTCAGCCACCTCACGGCCGTCGGACGCTCATCATCGAGCGTGAGCGGCTTCGCCGGAGACCTTCGCGACATCGAGTTCTCGTGGAACCACCTGCCGTTCACGTCGTCCCAGCCGCCCCTGGCCAAGCTCAAGATCGCCGTGTTCTCGCGGAAGTGGCCCGTGGCCACGGCACCCGGTGGCATGGAGCGTCACGCGCACACGCTGCACACGGCGCTCGCCGCGCGAGGCCACCGCGTCCACGTGTtcacctcccctccgccgcatACGGAGGCGGCGCCGTCGCCCACCGCCGATGGGCCTCAGCTGCATTTCCTGGACGGCACCCCGGGGCAGTGGCGCTGCGACGAGGCGTGGAAGCTGTACGAGGCCGAGGGCGAGAACGACCCGTTCGACGTGATCCACTCGGAGAGCGTGGCGGTGTTCCACCGGTACGCGCGCGGCGTGCCCAACCTGGTGGTGACGTGGCACGGCATCTCCCTGGAGGCGCTGCACTCGGGGATATACCAGGACCTGGCCCGCGGCGAGGACGAGCCCATGTCGCCGGCGTTCAACCAGAGCCTGTCGGAGTCGGTGCGGCGGGTGCTGTCGGAGGTCCGCTTCTTCCGGAGCTACGCGCACCAGGTGGCCATCAGCGACTCCACGGGGGAGATGCTCCGCGACGTGTACCAGATCCCGGGCCGCCGCGTGCACGTGATCCTGAACGGCGTGGACGAGGCGCAGTTCACGCCGGACGCGCAGCTCGGCCGGGAGTTCCGGGAGGAGATCGACCTGCCCAAGAGCGCCGACCTGGTGCTGGGCGTGTCGGGCAGGCTCGTCAAGGACAAGGGCCACGCGCTGCTCTACGAGGCCTTCTCCAGGCTCGCGCTCCGCCACCCGAACGTGTACCTGCTCGTCGCCGGCAAGGGGCCGTGGGAGTCGCGGTACATGGACCTGGGGCGCAACGCCAAGGTGCTGGGCGCGGTGTCGCCGGGGAAGCTCAGGGCGTTCTACAACGCCCTGGATGTGTTCGTGGACCCGACGCTGCGTCCGCAGGGCCTGGACCTGACGCTCATGGAGGCGATGCAGTGCGGGAAGCCGGTGGTGGCCACGCGGTTCCCGAGCATCAAGGGCAGCGTCGTGGTGGACGACGAGTTCGGCCACATGTTCGCGCCCAACGTGGAGTCGCTGCTCGAGAGCCTGGAGGCGGTGGTGAAGGACGGCGCCCGACGCGCCGCGGAGCGCGGCCGCGCGTGCAGGGAGTACGCCAAGTCCATGTTCGCGGCCACCAAGATGGCCCTGGCGTACGAGAGGCTCTTCCTCTGTGTCAAGAACGAGTCATTCTGTGGGTACCCCGCTGAGTTTGATTAG
- the LOC124702855 gene encoding uncharacterized protein LOC124702855 — MEYVAELQHLWADLDHYDPLELHHADCIAATRKWIERRRVMKFLKGLNSEFEGRRAALYHQPSLPTLEDAIAAIAQEEVRLKLTKSNTTTPSRPAFVVTQSLETRDCFNCGENGHLSRNCTAPRRGIRGRGRGYNRDGLSRGRGRGRGYSSGPRANVAFSEEESSGTSHEELKKEANVTNDGGYGDFSFDKFAHLAYTDEG; from the exons ATGGAGTATGTCGCTGAGCTGCAGCATTTGTGGGCTGATTTAGATCACTATGATCCTCTGGAGCTCCATCATGCAGATTGCATTGCTGCTACTAGAAAGTGGATTGAACGCAGGCGAGTGATGAAATTTCTGAAAGGCCTAAACTCTGAGTTCGAGGGAAGACGTGCTGCATTGTACCATCAGCCTTCACTTCCCACTCTAGAGGATGCCATAGCAGCGATCGCACAGGAAGAGGTCAGATTGAAGTTGACAAAGAGCAACACAACAACTCCATCTCGTCCAGCCTTCGTTGTAACCCAAAGCTTGGAGACTAGGGACTGCTTCAACTGTGGTGAGAATGGTCATTTGAGCCGAAATTGCACAGCCCCACGCAGGGGAATTCGGGGTAGAGGAAGAGGATATAATAGAGACGGATTAAGCAGAGGCAGAGGCCGAGGCCGAGGATACTCAAGTGGCCCTAGAGCAAATGTGGCATTCTCCGAAGAAGAATCCTCGGGCACATCTCATGAAGAGCTAAAGAAGGAAGCAAATGTGACTAATGATGGCGGTTATGGGGACTTCAGCTTCGACAAGTTCGCTCACCTTGCCTACACCGATGAAG GCTGA
- the LOC124702854 gene encoding uncharacterized protein LOC124702854: MLRLRAFRPTSDKVVKIQLHPTQPWLVTADANDRVAIWNWEHRQVIYELKAGGVDERRLVGVKLDKLAEGETDSKGKPTEAIRGGSVKQVSFYDDDIRFWQHWRNCSAAAEAPTAVNQQSSAFSAPAPSTRGRHFVVICCENKAIFLDLVTMRGRDVPKQELDNKSLLCMEFLSRSSSSDAPLVAFGASDGVIRVLSMITWKLVRRYTGGHKGAISCLMTFMSAAGEVHLVSGGSDGLLVLWSADHIHDSRELVPKISLKAHDGGVVAVELSRVMGSAPQLITIGADKTLAIWDTVTFKEIRRIKPVPKLACHSVASWCHPRAPNLDILTCVKDSHIWAIEHPTYSALTRPLCELSSLVPPQALAQHKKLRVYCMVAHPLQPHLVATGTNIGIILSEFDPRALPAVAPLPAPAESKEHSAVYIVERELKLLNFQLSNTANPSLGSASETGRSRNESMDQLIVKQSKKHISTPAPHDSYSILSASSSGKYVAVVWPDIPSFAVYKASDWSVVDSGTGKLFAWDSCRDRYALVESALAPRMPLIVKGGSSKKAKEAAAAAAQAAAAAASAASAATVQVRILLDDGTAHVLQRSIDGRSEPVVGLHGGALLGVTYRTSRRISPLTATAISTVQSMPLSGFGGSASSFASDDPFSTREGPPQNFQLYSWETYQPVSGLLAQPEWTVWDQTVEYCAFAYQQYIVISSLRPQFRYLGDVSIPFATGAVWHRRQLFVATPTTIECVYVDAGVAPIDIETKKRKEEMKAREAQGRAVAEHGDLALITVEAPQVTASEKISLRPPMLQVVRLASFQHTPSIPPFVVPKQPKLNGDDSVFLKELDDRRYAEVAVAGGGVSVAVTRFPAEQKRPIGPLVLVGVRDGVLWLVDRYMCAHALSLSHPGIRCRCLAAYGDPVSAVKWATRLGREHHDDLAQFMLGMGYATEALHLPGISKRLEFDLAMQSKDLKRALACLLTMSNSRDVGQETTATDVTQILNLAVAKQAKQESLADAVQGIVKFVKEFFDLIDAADATGQAEIAREVLKRLAAAASVKGALHGQTLRGLALRLANHGELTRLSGLVTNLITAGHGREAAFAAAVLGDNALMEKAWQDTGMLAEAVLHAQAHGRPSLRSSVITWNKVLQKELDHTPTVKTDAAAAFLASLEDPKLTSLGETEKKPPIEILPPGMPPLSAAPIVIKKAATAKPGLPNAAIGAPMNQAGTPMNQGTPMAQGTPMNQGTPMVQGAPVVQGAPIAEGAPVAQGAPTDNGTPAPAQSTDEVKPLEATTAPGNVEATAATSNAEATATPDSTAEATEAPVTDPTSSPDAAAAPAPAPAAGSSGTDAPAVTPGEGTKDAPSTEAPETEDKPPSTEASSSPPPPPPYSSV; the protein is encoded by the exons ATGCTCCGCCTCAGGGCGTTCCGGCCGACGAGCGACAAGGTGGTGAAGATCCAGCTCCACCCCACTCAACCCTGGCTGGTAACCGCCGACGCCAACGACCGCGTCGCAATCTGGAACTGGGAGCACCGCCAG GTGATCTACGAGCTGAAGGCGGGTGGCGTCGATGAGCGGAGGTTGGTCGGCGTGAAGCTTGACAAGCTCGCAGAGGGAGAAACTG ATTCAAAAGGAAAACCAACTGAGGCAATCCGAGGCGGAAG TGTAAAGCAGGTTTCTTTTTATGACGACGATATACGCTTTTGGCAACATTGGCGCAATTGCTCTGCTGCTGCCGAGGCTCCAACTGCAGTTAATCAACAATCATCCGCTTTCAGTGCACCCGCACCATCTACAAGAGGAAGGCATTTTGTTGTCATTTGTTGTGAAAACAAAGCAATATTTTTGGACTTAGTGACTATGCGGGGCCGTGATGTTCCTAAGCAAGAACTTGATAACAAGTCACTTTTATG TATGGAGTTCCTCTCCAGGTCATCTTCTAGTGATGCCCCTCTAGTTGCATTTGGGGCATCTGATGGCGTGATCAGAGTTCTCTCAATGATAACATGGAAG ctcgtgcgaaggTATACTGGTGGACATAAAGGAGCAATATCTTGCTTGATGACATTCATGTCTGCAGCCGGTGAG GTACATTTAGTTTCTGGTGGCAGTGATGGTctgctggtattatggagcgctgATCATATCCATGACTCTCGTGAACTTGTACCTAAGATTAGTTTGAAG GCTCATGATGGAGGCGTGGTTGCGGTTGAACTTTCAAGAGTAATGGGAAGTGCTCCACAACTCATTACTATAGGGGCTGATAAAACTTTAGCCATATGGGATACCGTTACATTCAAG GAAATAAGGCGCATTAAACCAGTACCTAAGCTTGCCTGCCATAGTGTTGCATCTTGGTGTCATCCTCGTGCACCAAACCTTGATATTCTGACTTGTGTCAAGGACTCCCATATTTG GGCCATAGAACATCCGACTTATTCTGCTTTAACAAGACCACTCTGTGAATTGTCCTCGCTTGTTCCTCCACAAGCCCTTGCACAGCATAAGAAACTGAGG GTTTACTGTATGGTGGCACATCCCTTGCAACCACATCTTGTTGCTACTGGAACGAATATTGGTATTATCTTAAGCGAGTTCGATCCAAGAGCACTTCCAGCCGTTGCTCCTTTACCAGCACCGGCAGAAAGCAAGGAACACTCTGCTGTTTACATTGTTGAAAGAGAACTTAAGTTACTGAATTTCCAATTATCAAACACAGCAAATCCATCCCTAGGAAGTGCATCTGAAACAGGAAGATCAAGGAATGAATCTATGGATCAGCTGATAGTAAAGCAATCTAAGAAACATATCAGCACGCCTGCTCCACATGATTCGTATTCAATCCTTTCAGCTAGCAGCTCTGGAAA GTACGTTGCAGTTGTATGGCCAGACATTCCCTCGTTCGCTGTGTACAAAGCTAGTGATTGGTCAGTTGTTGATTCAGGTACAGGAAAACTTTTTGCATGGGACAGCTGTCGTGACAGATATGCTCTGGTCGAGAGTGCATTGGCTCCAAGGATGCCACTCATTGTGAAAGGTGGTTCTTCTAAAAAGGCAAAAGAAGCAGCTGCAGCAGCAGCTCAAGCAGCAGCTGCAGCAGCTAGTGCTGCTTCTGCAGCCACAGTACAAGTTCGCATTTTGTTAGATGATGGAACAGCTCATGTTTTGCAGAGGTCGATTGATGGCCGCAGTGAACCG GTCGTTGGCTTGCATGGTGGTGCTCTGCTTGGTGTCACATACCGGACATCTCGTAGAATCAGTCCTTTGACAGCCACAGCTATATCAACTGTTCAATCAATGCCCCTATCAGGTTTTGGAGGTAGTGCATCATCTTTTGCTTCGGATGACCCATTTTCCACCAGAGAAGGGCCACCCCAAAATTTCCAGTTATACAG CTGGGAGACCTATCAGCCTGTAAGCGGCCTACTTGCACAACCTGAGTGGACTGTGTGGGACCAAACTGTTGAATATTGCGCATTTGCGTACCAGCAGTATATTGTAATTTCTTCCCTGCGACCTCAGTTTAGGTATCTTGGAGACGTTTCAATTCCCTTTGCTACTGGTGCTGTTTGGCACCGTAGACAGTTATTTGTGGCTACACCAACAACCATAGA GTGCGTTTATGTTGATGCTGGAGTTGCTCCAATTGACATCgagacaaaaaagagaaaagaagaaatgAAAGCAAGAGAAGCTCAGGGTCGAGCAGTTGCAGAGCATGGAGATTTAGCTCTTATCACAGTTGAAGCTCCCCAGGTTACGGCAAGTGAGAAAATCTCATTAAGACCTCCGATGTTGCAG GTTGTTCGTTTAGCCTCCTTTCAACACACCCCGTCAATACCACCGTTTGTAGTGCCAAAGCAACCGAAATTAAATGGGGATGATTCAGTATTTCTGAAAGAATTGGATGATAGAAGATACGCTGAAGTTGCTGTTGCTGGAGGAGGGGTGTCGGTTGCAGTAACCCGCTTTCCTGCAGAGCAGAAAAGACCTATTGGACCACTTGTCCTGGTTGGTGTCAGAGATGGAGTTCTTTGGCTTGTTGACAG GTATATGTGTGCACATGCCTTGTCTCTCAGCCATCCCGGTATACGATGTCGGTGCCTTGCAGCATATGGAGATCCAGTTAGTGCTGTCAAATG GGCTACTAGACTTGGCCGAGAACACCATGATGACCTTGCTCAGTTTATGCTTGGAATGGGCTATGCTACTGAAGCACTTCATTTACCTGGAATATCTAAGAG GTTGGAGTTTGATCTTGCAATGCAGAGCAAGGACTTGAAAAGAGCACTTGCATGTTTGCTGACAATGAGCAATAGCCGAGATGTGGGACAAGAAACTACTGCTACTGACGTTACACAGATTCTCAATTTGGCAGTAGCTAAGCAGGCTAAGCAAGAAAGTCTTGCAGATGCTGTGCAGGGAATAGTGAAATTTGTCAAGGAGTTCTTTGACCTTATTGATGCGGCAGATGCCACCGGCCAGGCTGAAATTGCTCGTGAAGTTTTGAAGAGATTAGCCGCTGCAGCTTCTGTAAAGGGAGCTCTACATGGACAAACCTTACGAGGCCTTGCACTCCGTCTTGCAAACCATGGGGAGCTTACTCGACTGTCG GGTTTGGTGACCAATTTGATAACAGCTGGCCATGGGCGTGAAGCAGCATTTGCAGCTGCAGTTCTGGGCGATAACGCCCTCATGGAAAAAGCATGGCAAGACACAGGAATGCTGGCAGAGGCTGTTTTACATGCTCAA GCCCATGGTCGCCCGTCATTAAGGAGCTCAGTCATAACATGGAACAAGGTGCTACAAAAGGAGCTGGATCACACGCCAACCGTGAAAACCGATGCTGCCGCAGCATTCTTGGCTTCTCTTGAGGACCCGAAGCTTACTAGTTtgggagaaaccgagaaaaagccACCAATTGAAATACTTCCTCCTGGAATGCCGCCACTATCTGCAGCTCCCATTGTTATTAAAAAGGCGGCCACTGCAAAACCTGGGCTTCCTAATGCAGCTATAGGTGCTCCCATGAATCAAGCAGGTACTCCAATGAATCAAGGCACCCCAATGGCTCAAGGTACTCCAATGAATCAAGGCACCCCAATGGTTCAAGGTGCTCCAGTGGTTCAAGGTGCCCCAATTGCTGAAGGTGCTCCGGTGGCTCAAGGAGCTCCAACAGATAATGGCACTCCTGCTCCGGCACAGAGCACCGATGAGGTAAAGCCATTGGAGGCAACAACAGCTCCTGGCAATGTGGAGGCTACAGCAGCTACCAGCAATGCAGAAGCTACTGCAACGCCTGATAGTACTGCGGAAGCTACAGAAGCTCCGGTTACAGACCCAACAAGTAGTCCTGACGCTGCAGCtgctccagctccagctccggcaGCTGGTTCCAGTGGCACTGATGCACCTGCTGTAACTCCAGGAGAAGGTACAAAGGATGCACCTTCTACCGAGGCACCAGAGACAGAGGATAAACCACCTTCGACAGAGGCATCGTCatcacccccacccccacccccttaTTCTTCTGTATAA